The genomic interval GTCGACTCCCGGTCGGAGGCGCTGGAGCGCGCGGCGGATTTTCTGATCCGCGAGCACGTCGCCCGTGAGACGGGGCGCTTGTCGCCATGAGACGCCGGGGCAGAAAGGGATTGGAGCTGGACATCACCCCCCTGATCGACGTGCTTTTCATGCTCATCATCTTCTTCGTGCTGACCGCCAGTTTCGTGCAGGGACGGGTGGAGGTGGACCTGCCCCGCGGCGAGGGGGTGCCGAAGGCGGAGGGCGGGGCCCTGCTGGTGTCGGTGAGGGCGGACGGCACGGTCCTTTGGGGCGGAGCCGCGGTGACGAGCGCCGACGTCCCCGCTCTGGCCTCGC from Fretibacterium sp. OH1220_COT-178 carries:
- a CDS encoding ExbD/TolR family protein produces the protein MRRRGRKGLELDITPLIDVLFMLIIFFVLTASFVQGRVEVDLPRGEGVPKAEGGALLVSVRADGTVLWGGAAVTSADVPALAS